The genomic DNA CAACAGTTTCCAgctgttaaatatttttagaagaAAGCTACAAAAGGCACCTCACCGAAGAGCACAACCTGTAATAATTTGCtatgtgaaaaataaaaaaacaaaacaaagcaaacaaagaaattaccATATCTCGACCCTCCATACATCATACTACTAGTGGACCTCCGTGTTTGAGGTCGTGGCGGTAAAGGAGGTACTTTTGCCACAGAAGTACCATTGCTTGTGGAAGAATCCATTTTGCTTGGATTGAACGAACTTCGCAGAGCACTCGGTCTTGGACCAGATGCCCCTATCGGAGGTCGAGATGGCGAATCAAACGCAACAGAACTTGACCTGGCATTTGTTCCTACTCCTTCCCAAGGTTTTGGAGGAGCAGACATCCCAGAAAATTGAACTAAACTCCGAAAATGTTAGCGTTAAGAAGCCATTACACGTTACGAAACAAAATGGCGACATACGTAAACTAGTACCCAGTGTCCGAACGTTTATATATAAATCAGCAGACAAAAGGAGCTGAGATCGGACATTAGCATAGAGTATCCATGATTACATCACAAACACGCAAATACTGAATTGACTCGAATTTATAAGATATATTCCCTCACTGAGCACTGAGAGAGAAATCTAAAATTTATGAATGCAGATATTTCCCAGtctcaaaataaatattttaacagTTACCACTAAAAAAACACTATTTATTGCTTCTAGATTAATGATTATGAACAGCCAGCCAAGTTTACGCTTTAGAGGAggaattttatgtttttgatGTTTACAATAGCTTTTTGTCATTGAGGAAATACAGAGAAACAATTGTGGTGATGTTCATATCTTAttagaaataataattatgataataatagttTAGAAACTTATCTAAAGCATGCTACATGACATAATGATCACATGtgctttgcaaaaaaatataaagcaaGTAGAATTAGTGGATAAAATATGGTAAACACTaaaatcacttaaaaaaattatgagaatCAAATGATATAAAATCTAGGACTAGAATCATCTAAAAAACTAAAATGGCTTTAAAATACAATAAGAATTAAAATACcagttaaaatttttagagaCATCTGAGAAACACTTATTCAAAATAATGAGTCAAACATTTAAAACTGTCAAAAGTAGTGGCTCTTTTGACGCATGTTGAAGTTCCAAACTTTTGGGCAGCCATGTTAAAAGAGTGATGGTCAAGTGTAGCACAAGACTTGCATAATGAATGTTTCAAGTGAAAATCATTGCTGGATCACAGAGAATAGCTTGGGAAATACTTAATTGAGATAAGCATGTTAACTCTGAAGATAAGGTCATCATTCTGTCCTTGTTATGGCTTTCATGTTGTACAGGTTTGTTAGTGACCACAATATGGAAGGAtttttcttcaatgtttttGGCTAGCAAGGTGATGTCCATAATAGAAtgcagagaggaaaaaaaaccgactgaaagaaaaaaattccaagtgGCTTTTTGTGCAAGTCTCTTTattcaaaaatgttttggacAGCCatgaattttttcaacttttctcctttcaataacAGATCAATTCTTCATTCCCTACTTTTTAAGAAAAGTGAGAGGACAGGGGGGTAAAGAAATATGGTTTATTTTAATCTACAGGTTACAGTTTTTCCTACCAATCTTTTCAATATCTATCCCACTGTTTTCCAGATCTGAGAAAGTACATTTTAAGACTCTTAGCAAATACCCAGAGCACTACAGTCTGTATAAAACACAATTTGacaaaaattcttaaaatttcttttattaaaaaggCATATAAAAATACATACAAAATCTCAAAAGAGGAAAAGCTAGACTCAACAGTCTGAGTGAAAAGGTTTAAACTTTGTACACAAAAGACTTTGAACTAATAAGTTGctaattacaaaaaataatttgcaaaacCTTTCCAGATGTAGGTGATATTTACAGTTTTATGCAAGAATGTACatgtaattttaaaatagttCATGTtctaaatgttaaaaaaaatttttccttcctGCAGCTCTCAAAAATGGTCTAAAATTCCTCATCTGTGGTGAATTTGTGGGAATCCTCAGACTTTTTCTTCATAACTCCTGCACGCTGATATTCTGCAACTCTTTTCTCAAAGAAGTTGGTTTTTCCTTCcaaagaaatgttttccatGAAGTTGAATGGATTTTTTGCATTAAAAACCTGTTAAGAAAAAGAGTTACAAGATTGAAAGTTGGTTTTAAACCTTCAGTAACAGCATGTCACAAGCtcttaaaagtaataaaatttttggatgcttaaggaaaaaaagaaagcccacaaatcaacaattttgtatttctttaaCCTTCCATTCATTAGTTAGTTGTGTTCCTGTCCGCCATATAATCCTTATGTAAGTAATGAGAAGTTGGTAGAGGATCAATTAATCACCAAATTCATATTTATCACCAGCTCAATCAGAACACAAACAGGACAGTGTACACACCATGCTTGTGCAAGTGGTCAGTACATGTTATGTACTGTTGTTGTGAATTTTgctaaataattaatttttttaatggaaatgTTTCACTGATatctagtttctttcttaaatgTTGTCATAGTTTTAATGAATTGATAACAAGACTTTTCTcatccaattcagtctgtaatcagATATTATATTGACATTGTAAAGAGAAACTGTCTTAGTCCATACCTTAGGGCAATGTAGAGCCACCAAAAGTCTGTCAGCAACAAATTCAATGTACTGCTTCATAAGGGAGTGGTTCATGCCAATGAGTCTCACTGGAAGGGCCTCTGTTAGAAATTCTTGTTCAATTTCAACAGCATCCTTGATAATTCCAATAATGGTTTCTTGTGAGGGCTTGTTTTTTAGGTAGGAGAACATCAAACAAGCAAAATCACAGTGAAGACCCTGGAATAAGAAAGTGTTAATATTAACATCAGTACACTTATACTGTCCACTACACATTtgctaaggtgctgacaaggaaaatttgtgtAACTACCAAGAGTTCcttttgttgatcatttcctgtattcttgtGACATTAATGTGAAAtttggggtgatattgtaaaaagaaattgcTGGTCACTTATAGTGGTCAAAGGGTTATATATCTTTTGGAAGAAAATAGTGTCAAAAAAGTTTCATAGTCTTCTCTTCATTTAGTTCTCAAGGTTAGTCCTTAATTGTTGGAAagaggttttattttttgtcaggACTTGAAAcaggacaaattttttttgagcaGTGATTTCAAGATATTCACCTTCCTTAAGTAACTTACCTCATCACGACTGATGAGCTCATTTGAGAATGTAAGTCCAGGCATCTTGCCCCTTTTGATGCAAATTTGAAACAGAAGTAGATTAGCAACTTTTTTCacctgaaatttaatttaaaatcccaaaaacaaaacaaaaaaacaaagaggtTTGATAGTTAATTGGACATCACTTACCTCTTTTTTAGCCAGAAAATGGCAGCAAAAGAACCAGAAAAAAAGATTCCTTCTACAGCAGCAAAGGCAACTACCCTCTCACCATAAGAAGCCTAttgcaaaaagaacaaaacaaaaaaaataaggtaAGTGTTTGGACATTTTTGTCTCATCAAAATGCTTTACAATAATTTAATATGAGTGCTAATAAAaggaatggaaaagaaaaaagttcaagtCTACAaaatgaaatcttactctcTCAGGATTGATCCAGTTCAAAGCCCACTGAGCTTTTCTTTTGACGCAAGGCATTGTCTCAATAGCATTGAAAAGATTTTCCCTGCAAAACAAACACTGATTTAAGGACTACATCAATGTGactttattttaattaacatAAATGTAATATCAATTGAGCAAACATTTTGAATTGTCTCCaaacaaagtaaagaaagatCATGTAGTTTTTTCACTTACTTTTCATCAGGGTCCTCAATGTAGGTGTCAATCAACAGACTGTACATCTCAGAGTGAATATTCTTAAAAGGGGAAAAAGTGATCAATTTAACTTTTGGAATAAGTCGTTTAGGAGTTATCAAACTAattgataaatttcttttttcctcattcttttcaaaataaaaatttttgtcaaCTTTAAAATGTCAAGGTTCTTTTTGTACAGAAGACACACTACAGCTTGGTTGTTATTGTTACATTTTACTGCTGATTCTGTTGAGATCatcctaggaaaaaaaaacggcacTTACAATATTAGTTGCAAATACAAACTTACCTCAATTGCAATTTGGAAGCCATAGAAGCATCTTGCCTCAGGAACTTGCACTTCCTGACTAAAACACTCAACCAGGTTTTCATTTACAATGCCGTCACTGGCAGCAAAGAAGGCAAGAACATGGGAAATAAAATACCTTTCATCATCCtgtgaataaaagaaaaattaacaaaagaatgtaataacatttaagCTGAAAGCAGGTAGGCtatcagaagaaagaaattgtCAGCCAGTTTATGTATCATGCAGATAGAAAGACAGATTTGAACTCACCGAAAGGTTAGCCCAGTCATCTTTGTCTTTGGAGAGATCAACTTCTTCCGCTACCCAGATGGATGCtataatgagaaaaaaattgtttgaaatataatagCTATGGAACACGATTTATTCTAATGATGACGTCTACAAATTTCCTCCTTTCATACCagtctttagaaaaaaaaccattaaaatTTCCTGGTCATCTGGGACTGGCTAATTACCTTTTGAGATTATATAACATACCGGGCACCAAATAGCTTGCATAATATATAGGTAGTGCAACTTTCCTGGCAGCTTATGTAATATACCGGCCGGGTCACTCGCACAAAGATAGTAGCTTCTAAGGGTAGGGTTTGATTTCCTTACCTTCAGCCTTTTTGTACATTTCCCAAATATCTTTATACTGGATAGGAAGAAGGACAAATCTTCGCGGATTTTCACGTAGGAGCGGTTCATCCTCGTTGTCAAATTTTGAAGGAGATTTGTAAACTGGCTTCACCGGTCCGCGAGTCTGAcggaaaataagaaaatttgtataattcttaaaaattctaaatattCCCAGAGCTTTCACAAAAAATGCTGTTGAAATTAGCTTTTGATGTGGCTTGAACTTTCATTTCTCAACTTGAGTTCTGCATTTAACCGCCAAATACCGTTAAGTCATTCAGCGCGGGCTTATAAAATTTACATTAGATCCCTGCAGGAGTTTTCCACAGCACttctggttaaaaaaaaaacgaagaaaaaacaCAGGCAAATCCGTAACTACACCGTATTCAAACGTGCTTAAGTAACATAAATACCTCTCATGCAAACCATACTGTCGCTGTGGCCTCGTGCAGGCATACTTTTCGAGAAGTAAACGCTTCTTTCGTAAAAACTTGTGAGGGACCAGAAATTAAATTTCGACcgaaaagaaagtgaaatacTACGTTCGTTTTTTAATGGTTTGTCGATATTTAAGGCCTTGTGAGAAAAAGGAACGGGGAAAAGGGAcccagatttttttttctcccgcCAAAATCGAATAATTCGTTATTAACTGTGAACTCACCTCGTTGTTCTTTTCGTTGCTTCTGTCTTCCTTCTCGTTTATATCTACATCTTCAAGAGTTTTAGCGAGTTTGTTGATGCTGTGGCTACTCACGATATGATTGTCTACACCAAGCATGATGAATTACAACTAAGATTCTAAGAAATACAGCAAGGAGTATAAGGCGCAAAGGGATGCAATGTGCCAAAAGGCTGAGGAAGGAATGATCGCAGATGGACGCGACGCTGAAGTTCAATTTGCGCGCCGCGATAAAAGTAACCAATCACAAAAGAAGTTTTGAGAGATTTTCTTACTGTGATTGGCCTCTTTTGTTCGCGGGAATTTCAACACGGACGCAAGAACCCATATT from Pocillopora verrucosa isolate sample1 chromosome 2, ASM3666991v2, whole genome shotgun sequence includes the following:
- the LOC131780112 gene encoding ribonucleoside-diphosphate reductase subunit M2 B-like — translated: MLGVDNHIVSSHSINKLAKTLEDVDINEKEDRSNEKNNETRGPVKPVYKSPSKFDNEDEPLLRENPRRFVLLPIQYKDIWEMYKKAEASIWVAEEVDLSKDKDDWANLSDDERYFISHVLAFFAASDGIVNENLVECFSQEVQVPEARCFYGFQIAIENIHSEMYSLLIDTYIEDPDEKENLFNAIETMPCVKRKAQWALNWINPERASYGERVVAFAAVEGIFFSGSFAAIFWLKKRGKMPGLTFSNELISRDEGLHCDFACLMFSYLKNKPSQETIIGIIKDAVEIEQEFLTEALPVRLIGMNHSLMKQYIEFVADRLLVALHCPKVFNAKNPFNFMENISLEGKTNFFEKRVAEYQRAGVMKKKSEDSHKFTTDEEF